One genomic segment of Desulfomicrobium sp. ZS1 includes these proteins:
- a CDS encoding methyl-accepting chemotaxis protein, whose amino-acid sequence MKNIKLGIKIGGGFSILILIACTLGGLAVFNMKTVENDSVRLANEYVPEVGIAGEVERNAQLAMYAWRGYAFTKSLDFLAEGKKKLDDVQQNIITAKAHANKYPDLVKLRESVDLAQIKITEYQKQAVETERLLGIQDTSLVAARDAGDIFFQNAEAFLESQNTAMANEIDNGSSPENLKERLLKITQINNVIDLGNYARITTWRGLGLRNPKLLEEAMQVFTKVGDLLDQLKLTTRQEVNLKQISTIREAGESYKTNLNTLYSSVLEVEKLNKLRTETGNDVLSVAQNISVAGMDQTQNIANEAVTNLSTASTVMISGLSIGVLIGVITAIFLTKGITGPVRQGVEFARKLAEGDLTAKLDVDQKDEVGVLAQALRDMVSKLREIVTEVQSASDNVASGSEELSASAEQLSQGATEQAASVEEVSSSMEEMGSNIRQNADNASQTEKIALKAAVDAEAGGKAVVQAVGAMKNIAEKISIVEEIARQTNLLALNAAIEAARAGEHGKGFAVVAAEVRKLAERSGSAAAEISELSSSTVTVADQAGQMLIKLVPDIQRTAELVQEISAASNEQNAGAEQINKALQQLDQVIQQNASASEEMASTSEELSSQAEQLQSSISFFHLGATTTRVTSQMPSRRAKPQVSKKAPKALVSKGASSGLALDMGRDDEDDEFERF is encoded by the coding sequence ATGAAGAACATTAAGTTAGGCATAAAAATTGGCGGAGGGTTTAGCATACTAATTCTTATTGCTTGCACCCTTGGCGGTCTAGCTGTTTTTAACATGAAAACCGTAGAAAATGATTCCGTCCGACTCGCCAATGAATATGTACCTGAAGTCGGAATTGCAGGTGAAGTTGAACGTAATGCCCAATTGGCTATGTATGCATGGCGAGGTTATGCTTTTACTAAAAGTTTGGATTTTCTTGCAGAAGGCAAAAAAAAGCTTGATGATGTTCAACAGAACATCATCACAGCAAAAGCTCACGCTAACAAATATCCTGACTTAGTAAAATTACGGGAAAGCGTAGACTTAGCCCAAATTAAAATTACAGAATATCAAAAGCAAGCAGTTGAAACTGAAAGGTTGCTCGGGATTCAAGACACAAGTCTAGTAGCGGCTCGCGATGCCGGTGATATTTTTTTTCAAAATGCTGAAGCCTTTCTTGAGAGCCAAAATACAGCCATGGCTAATGAAATTGACAATGGCTCCTCCCCAGAAAATTTAAAAGAAAGGCTGCTGAAAATAACGCAGATAAATAATGTTATTGATTTAGGAAATTATGCTCGCATAACAACTTGGCGGGGTTTAGGGCTTCGGAATCCGAAACTACTCGAAGAAGCAATGCAGGTTTTTACAAAAGTTGGTGATTTACTTGATCAGCTTAAATTAACCACACGCCAAGAAGTAAATTTAAAGCAAATTAGCACAATTAGAGAAGCTGGCGAATCATACAAAACAAATTTGAATACTCTTTATAGTAGCGTGCTTGAAGTTGAAAAATTAAATAAGTTGCGCACAGAAACAGGTAACGATGTATTGTCTGTTGCTCAAAATATTTCTGTGGCTGGAATGGATCAAACACAGAATATCGCAAATGAAGCTGTCACGAATCTTTCTACTGCATCAACAGTCATGATTTCAGGGCTCAGCATTGGGGTCTTGATCGGTGTTATTACTGCAATTTTTTTGACCAAGGGGATTACTGGGCCAGTACGGCAGGGTGTCGAATTTGCTCGGAAGTTGGCAGAAGGCGATCTAACAGCCAAACTTGATGTCGACCAAAAAGATGAAGTTGGTGTGCTTGCACAAGCTCTGCGAGACATGGTCAGTAAGCTGCGTGAAATTGTGACTGAGGTACAGTCAGCCTCTGACAATGTAGCATCTGGCTCTGAAGAACTGAGCGCATCAGCCGAGCAATTATCGCAGGGCGCGACGGAACAGGCCGCATCCGTAGAAGAAGTGTCATCGAGCATGGAGGAGATGGGATCAAATATTCGACAAAACGCCGACAACGCCTCCCAGACCGAAAAGATCGCCTTAAAGGCCGCCGTTGATGCCGAAGCCGGCGGCAAGGCCGTGGTCCAGGCCGTTGGCGCCATGAAAAACATCGCCGAGAAGATCTCCATTGTCGAGGAAATTGCCCGCCAGACCAACCTACTGGCTTTGAACGCCGCCATTGAGGCCGCCCGGGCCGGAGAGCACGGCAAGGGATTCGCAGTAGTCGCCGCCGAGGTACGCAAGCTGGCCGAACGCAGCGGCTCTGCAGCTGCCGAAATCAGTGAGCTATCCTCCTCCACAGTGACCGTGGCCGACCAGGCCGGTCAGATGCTTATCAAGCTCGTCCCGGACATCCAACGCACGGCCGAACTGGTGCAGGAAATATCCGCCGCATCGAACGAACAGAACGCCGGAGCCGAACAGATCAATAAGGCCCTGCAGCAGCTTGATCAGGTCATCCAGCAAAACGCCTCGGCTTCCGAGGAGATGGCTTCCACATCCGAGGAACTGTCCAGCCAGGCCGAACAGCTGCAGTCCTCCATCTCCTTCTTCCATCTGGGCGCCACGACGACACGCGTCACGAGCCAGATGCCATCCCGGCGAGCCAAGCCCCAGGTTTCTAAAAAGGCTCCCAAAGCCCTAGTCTCCAAAGGTGCCTCAAGCGGATTGGCACTGGATATGGGACGAGACGATGAAGACGATGAATTCGAACGCTTCTAA
- a CDS encoding chemotaxis protein CheW — protein sequence MSDNTTLQYLTFGLGEEVFALETGSVREVIELVSVTRIPKTPPFMRGVINLRGHAVPVVDLRVKFDMPQVNDTVNTCIIIVDVEVEGESCFMGAIVDSVREVFEMTNDQINPPPRMGTSIRTDFIRGMGKQNEEFIMILDIGKVFSPEELMVLAESGLEEE from the coding sequence ATGAGTGACAACACTACGCTACAGTACCTGACCTTCGGCCTCGGAGAGGAAGTCTTTGCCTTGGAGACGGGCTCCGTGCGCGAGGTCATTGAGCTCGTGTCCGTGACCCGCATCCCGAAGACGCCGCCCTTCATGCGCGGTGTCATCAACCTGCGCGGACATGCAGTGCCCGTGGTCGATCTGCGTGTGAAGTTCGACATGCCGCAGGTCAATGACACAGTAAACACCTGCATCATCATCGTCGATGTGGAAGTAGAGGGCGAAAGCTGCTTCATGGGCGCTATCGTCGATTCCGTGCGCGAGGTCTTTGAAATGACCAATGACCAGATCAACCCGCCCCCACGCATGGGCACGTCCATCCGCACGGACTTCATCCGGGGCATGGGGAAGCAAAACGAGGAATTCATCATGATCCTCGACATTGGCAAGGTCTTCTCGCCTGAAGAGCTCATGGTTTTAGCCGAAAGCGGGCTTGAGGAAGAATAA
- a CDS encoding methyl-accepting chemotaxis protein, producing MASAVGEGALHAAISELQAQAGEAKVMFASVSSAEQLQGMSEVLNLIRTLDQAMVQFYTLVQTLKVLEITTRIESARLGSAGTGFTTLADDVKSLATVIAEHTRKIGDHSQLLMNQVASARERSQKQLSAQERIVVEMFSQLFSGITELESMRADSASLVLDLARGSKHVTESMGHVIASVQFHDITRQQVEHVEKILDQAVLEMNKRPRDEGELALGAWIRDVLRLQAPQLRQAQEMFRRAVEELISNLSAIGLNIEGLHGKITAVAYADKRDGSSILDTIRRHIAQVMEAMRTTSGHISETSRTMSRMADTISTVNTFVRGIEDIGAEIELIALNARVTAAHTGTQGRTLGVIAMEIQSLSVDARTRTGKIAEILTHISTLADRLSELAHSSDVSELVGGIQGRFETVLDHLASLDSELGKNIGHLSELGENLVTQIRSMTSSIHFHGQVSTLLLDLEKEIGGLEDKFKPFAEELDAARQPEKLRDQLSRYTMDSERLVHLAVLGQHEDTEQNSDVNLFGDNDVELFDDNVELF from the coding sequence ATGGCCTCCGCAGTTGGAGAAGGAGCCCTGCACGCTGCAATCTCCGAACTGCAGGCCCAGGCTGGCGAGGCCAAGGTCATGTTCGCATCCGTCTCGTCCGCTGAACAGCTGCAGGGGATGTCTGAAGTGCTGAATCTGATCCGGACTCTGGATCAGGCCATGGTCCAGTTTTATACGCTGGTGCAAACCCTCAAGGTACTGGAGATCACAACCCGCATTGAAAGCGCCCGTCTCGGAAGCGCGGGAACCGGGTTCACGACCTTGGCCGATGACGTCAAGTCCCTGGCGACGGTAATCGCCGAGCATACAAGAAAAATAGGCGATCATTCCCAGCTGCTGATGAATCAGGTCGCCTCGGCCCGCGAACGCAGCCAGAAGCAGCTTTCCGCCCAAGAGCGGATCGTGGTGGAGATGTTTTCGCAGCTCTTCTCAGGCATCACCGAACTGGAATCCATGCGCGCCGATTCGGCCTCGCTGGTCCTGGATCTAGCTAGGGGGTCGAAGCATGTGACCGAAAGCATGGGACATGTCATAGCCTCGGTGCAGTTTCACGACATCACCCGCCAGCAGGTTGAGCACGTCGAAAAAATCCTGGATCAGGCCGTGCTTGAAATGAACAAGCGGCCTCGGGATGAAGGTGAACTCGCGCTGGGAGCCTGGATACGGGACGTACTTCGGCTGCAGGCCCCGCAGCTGCGCCAGGCGCAGGAGATGTTTCGCCGGGCCGTGGAGGAGCTGATCAGCAACCTGTCCGCCATCGGCCTGAACATCGAAGGCCTGCACGGCAAGATCACCGCCGTGGCCTATGCCGATAAGCGGGACGGCTCGTCCATCCTCGACACCATCCGTCGGCATATCGCACAGGTCATGGAAGCCATGCGGACCACCAGCGGACATATTTCAGAGACATCGAGGACCATGTCCCGCATGGCCGACACCATTTCCACGGTAAACACGTTCGTGCGAGGCATCGAAGACATTGGCGCGGAGATCGAGCTTATCGCCCTCAACGCCAGGGTCACGGCGGCTCACACCGGAACTCAGGGCCGGACTCTGGGCGTCATTGCCATGGAAATTCAGAGCCTGTCCGTGGACGCGCGCACTCGCACCGGGAAGATCGCCGAGATCCTGACCCATATCTCCACCCTTGCGGACCGTCTCTCTGAGTTGGCCCACAGTTCAGACGTGTCAGAGCTTGTCGGCGGGATTCAGGGCCGTTTTGAAACCGTGCTTGATCACCTCGCGAGCCTTGATTCGGAGCTCGGCAAAAATATCGGACATCTCTCCGAGCTCGGCGAAAATCTGGTGACCCAAATCCGTTCCATGACCTCTTCCATCCATTTTCATGGCCAAGTATCAACCCTGCTCTTGGATCTCGAAAAGGAAATCGGAGGACTGGAGGACAAATTTAAACCCTTCGCGGAGGAGCTCGATGCGGCCAGGCAGCCCGAAAAACTTCGTGATCAGCTGTCCCGCTACACCATGGACAGCGAGCGACTGGTCCATCTAGCCGTGCTGGGACAGCATGAAGACACGGAACAGAACAGCGACGTGAACCTCTTTGGCGACAATGACGTGGAGCTTTTCGACGACAATGTGGAACTTTTCTAA
- a CDS encoding STAS domain-containing protein: MFACTTQGTPEHPVIKLAGSLTLEHSKEIHVELVARLPQAGALTIDLENSEKSDLSFVQILCSLLTNQSTRISFVSLPTHLLELAASLGADSLIKEITSRIEDTV; this comes from the coding sequence ATGTTTGCATGCACCACTCAGGGTACCCCGGAACATCCGGTCATCAAGCTTGCCGGCAGCCTGACCCTCGAGCATTCCAAGGAAATTCACGTCGAACTTGTGGCCAGATTGCCCCAGGCAGGCGCCCTGACCATTGACCTCGAGAACTCGGAGAAATCGGATCTTTCTTTTGTCCAGATCCTCTGCTCCCTTTTGACGAATCAGAGCACACGAATCAGCTTCGTGTCCCTGCCCACGCACCTGCTAGAACTTGCGGCGAGTCTGGGCGCGGACAGTCTGATCAAGGAAATAACGAGTCGAATCGAGGATACAGTATGA
- a CDS encoding response regulator, with amino-acid sequence MSNTIMTVDDSASVRQMVCLTLKDAGYAVIEACDGKDALAKLSGPVNMIVTDLNMPNMNGIELIRAVRAMPQYKFVPIVMLTTESQTSTKEEGKAAGATGWIVKPFKPDQLLAVAKKLLR; translated from the coding sequence ATGAGCAATACTATAATGACCGTGGATGACTCGGCCAGTGTCAGGCAGATGGTCTGCCTGACACTGAAGGACGCCGGATATGCGGTCATCGAAGCCTGCGACGGTAAGGACGCCCTGGCCAAACTGTCGGGACCGGTAAACATGATCGTGACCGATCTGAACATGCCCAACATGAACGGAATCGAACTTATCCGCGCCGTGCGCGCCATGCCTCAATACAAGTTTGTGCCCATCGTCATGCTGACCACGGAATCCCAGACATCCACTAAAGAAGAGGGCAAGGCGGCTGGAGCGACCGGCTGGATCGTCAAACCATTTAAACCGGATCAGCTCCTGGCAGTGGCCAAGAAACTGTTGCGCTAA
- a CDS encoding chemotaxis protein CheA produces the protein MSREELNRQAFKEEALELLGELETSLLELEEDPKNDEVINRVFRAMHTIKGSGAMFGFEDIASFTHEVETVFDLARNGQISVSKELLDLTLLARDHILSMLEGEEHGIGTRAREVIVGLKALTPIQAKAEPDSSRMEAPPTCVTSSDMGTWRIRFAPPRNLFLSGTNPAALLEELCEMGEHHVIMHTKEIPELSELDPEQCLVWWDVILTTARSEDEIRDVFIFVEEDSELTIQMVGSCQSIDDESYKLIGQILVEKNDITKDALERILLDRKPIGQLLSEAGLVSSSQVEAALVEQQEVKRLRQTSSSDTQTSSIRVPAQKLDFLVDLVGELVTAQARLTQFASEQNDARLQAISEEIERLSDELRDNTLGIRMLPIGSTFSRFKRLVRDLSQELGKRIILETHGEDTELDKTVIERLADPLVHLLRNSIDHGIESPEVRTAQGKSPEGRIELSAEHSGGEVLIRIIDDGAGIDPERIRAKAIEKGLIAHDTLISDKETLMLIFAPGFSTAEKITSISGRGVGMDVVKRNIDALRGRVSLESIPGGGTTVSVRIPLTLAIIDGLQVQVGDSYFIMPLSAVEECVELIRKDNDRAAFINLRGQMVPYVSLRSSFDIPGQTPDIEQVVVCNSQGIRVGIVVDRVIGEHQTVIKSLGKVYQDVLGISGATIKGDGSMALILDITALIV, from the coding sequence ATGTCCAGAGAAGAACTAAACCGGCAGGCATTCAAGGAAGAAGCCCTGGAACTGCTGGGAGAGCTGGAGACTTCCCTTCTGGAGCTTGAAGAGGACCCGAAAAACGACGAAGTCATCAACCGGGTCTTCCGCGCCATGCACACCATCAAGGGATCGGGCGCCATGTTCGGTTTCGAGGACATCGCCTCCTTCACGCATGAAGTGGAGACGGTCTTTGATCTGGCACGCAATGGGCAGATCTCCGTGTCCAAAGAGCTCCTCGACCTGACGCTGCTGGCCAGGGACCACATCTTGTCCATGCTCGAAGGCGAGGAACACGGGATCGGGACGCGAGCCAGAGAGGTCATCGTGGGCCTCAAGGCGCTCACACCCATTCAGGCGAAGGCCGAGCCCGATTCATCCCGCATGGAGGCGCCGCCTACCTGCGTCACAAGTTCCGACATGGGGACCTGGAGAATCCGTTTCGCCCCGCCCAGGAACCTCTTCCTGAGCGGCACAAACCCAGCCGCCCTGCTGGAAGAGCTGTGCGAAATGGGCGAGCACCACGTCATCATGCACACCAAAGAGATTCCGGAGCTGTCCGAGCTTGATCCAGAACAATGCCTAGTCTGGTGGGATGTGATCCTGACCACGGCCCGCAGCGAAGACGAGATCCGCGACGTTTTCATCTTCGTCGAGGAAGACAGTGAACTCACCATCCAAATGGTAGGCAGCTGCCAGAGCATCGATGACGAATCCTACAAACTAATCGGCCAGATCTTGGTCGAAAAGAACGACATCACAAAGGACGCCCTTGAGCGTATCCTCCTCGACCGCAAGCCCATCGGTCAGCTCCTGTCCGAAGCAGGACTAGTCAGCTCCAGCCAGGTCGAGGCGGCCCTGGTCGAGCAGCAGGAAGTCAAACGGCTGCGGCAGACGTCAAGCTCCGACACTCAGACGTCAAGCATTCGCGTTCCGGCCCAGAAACTGGACTTTCTCGTCGATCTGGTCGGGGAGTTGGTCACGGCCCAGGCGCGGCTGACCCAATTCGCGAGCGAGCAGAACGACGCTCGGCTGCAGGCCATCTCCGAAGAGATCGAACGGCTCTCCGACGAATTACGCGACAACACTCTGGGCATCCGCATGCTGCCCATCGGCTCCACCTTCAGCCGCTTCAAGCGTCTGGTGCGAGACCTTTCGCAGGAGCTGGGCAAGCGCATCATCCTCGAAACCCATGGCGAGGACACTGAGCTGGACAAGACCGTCATCGAACGCCTGGCCGACCCTCTAGTCCATCTGCTCAGAAACAGCATCGATCACGGCATTGAAAGTCCGGAAGTGCGCACAGCCCAAGGCAAAAGCCCCGAGGGCCGGATCGAGCTCTCGGCCGAACATTCTGGAGGCGAAGTACTCATCCGCATCATCGATGACGGAGCTGGCATCGACCCTGAGCGCATCCGGGCCAAAGCCATCGAAAAGGGCCTCATCGCCCACGACACCCTAATTTCCGACAAAGAAACGTTGATGCTCATTTTTGCGCCCGGATTCTCCACAGCCGAGAAAATCACCAGTATATCGGGCCGTGGCGTGGGCATGGACGTGGTCAAGCGCAACATCGACGCCCTTCGTGGCCGCGTCTCCCTGGAGAGCATACCCGGCGGCGGAACCACGGTTTCCGTGCGCATCCCTCTGACCCTGGCCATTATCGATGGGCTGCAAGTCCAGGTCGGGGACAGTTATTTCATCATGCCCCTCTCGGCCGTCGAGGAATGCGTAGAGCTGATCCGCAAGGACAACGACCGCGCCGCCTTCATCAACCTGCGCGGTCAGATGGTGCCCTACGTCAGCCTGCGCTCAAGCTTCGACATTCCGGGGCAGACCCCGGACATCGAACAGGTTGTGGTCTGCAACTCCCAAGGCATCCGGGTCGGCATCGTCGTGGACCGGGTCATCGGCGAACATCAGACCGTCATCAAAAGCCTTGGCAAGGTCTATCAGGATGTACTTGGAATTTCCGGTGCAACCATCAAGGGTGACGGAAGCATGGCGCTCATCCTCGACATCACAGCCCTCATCGTCTGA
- a CDS encoding protein-glutamate O-methyltransferase CheR, with product MYDANGQTAPLMSDKELKEFSEFIYSELGIKITQTKKTMLQSRLQRRLRTLNIKSYGQYLEYLQSLRGLEVELPQMVDAVTTNTTSFFREPKHFEYLSQTILPLWQKHHPGQTFAVWNAGCSSGEEPYTTAMTLMDYHQRIHPLRFSIVATDISTDILKKAARAVYEDEKIANIPLEFRRKYLLRSKNKHNRLVRIAPELREMVSFRRLNFMDDFQFREKMNLIFCRNVMIYFDKKTQTELVQKFCNHLEPDGYLFIGHSESLAGADLPLKQLAPATYIRI from the coding sequence ATGTACGACGCAAACGGACAGACCGCACCGCTAATGAGCGACAAGGAGCTGAAGGAATTCAGCGAGTTCATCTATTCCGAGCTCGGCATCAAGATAACCCAAACCAAGAAGACCATGCTCCAATCGCGGCTACAACGTCGCCTGAGGACACTGAACATCAAATCCTATGGTCAATATTTGGAGTACCTGCAGTCGCTACGCGGCTTGGAGGTGGAATTACCCCAGATGGTTGACGCGGTGACTACCAACACGACCAGTTTTTTTCGCGAACCCAAACATTTCGAATATCTCTCCCAGACAATTCTTCCCCTGTGGCAAAAACATCATCCGGGTCAAACCTTTGCAGTTTGGAATGCAGGATGCTCGTCGGGCGAGGAACCATACACTACAGCCATGACCCTCATGGACTACCACCAGCGAATCCACCCACTGCGATTTTCCATAGTGGCCACGGACATTTCTACCGACATCCTCAAAAAAGCCGCCCGGGCCGTGTACGAAGACGAAAAAATCGCAAACATTCCCTTGGAATTCAGGCGGAAATACTTGCTGCGAAGCAAAAACAAGCACAATCGATTGGTCCGAATCGCCCCTGAACTTCGAGAAATGGTCAGCTTCAGACGCCTAAATTTCATGGATGACTTTCAATTCCGTGAGAAAATGAACCTTATTTTTTGTCGCAACGTAATGATCTATTTTGATAAAAAAACTCAGACTGAACTGGTTCAAAAATTTTGTAACCATCTTGAACCAGACGGATATCTTTTTATTGGCCATTCTGAAAGCTTAGCAGGCGCAGATCTACCTCTCAAGCAACTTGCTCCTGCTACATATATACGCATTTGA
- a CDS encoding diguanylate cyclase domain-containing protein, with product MKKRICFFSTKSICVVVLKSILLGIFTVLLFCTSATGYALDLSPEEEDYLRVLKPLSVCVDPDWEPFERITRDGKYIGIAADLLRLVGERAGVTFLITPTRDWEESVALSKAGRCDILAFLNMTPQREEWLIFTEPYFIDTNVIVTRAEHDYVANLAAISNETMALPKGTSIEERVRRDYPNVHLVLVDSEAEAFRLVENRKADMTLRSLTMAAHTIKKEGWFNLKIAGQITAYANAMRIGMTKDKPVLRNILNKAVATLTPQEVNEIVNRHVSISITSSIDYSLLFKTLAAFLIVVGMGLAWMTVLRRKNRTLATLGEQLRRDMEARVEIEAALRQSEERYRLLVETAQEGIVVAQDGYLAYANPAVSDITGYSTEELKEMPFTHYVFPEDRELLLDNHKRRLEGKETDQRYQLRVLRKNGEVAWVEMSGTLIEWGRQPASLNFLVNISKRKAFEEKIKYMAQHDPLTGLPNRTLFFDRLNQALALAQRERRRLAMMFIDLNNFKPVNDTLGHDVGDLLLQAVGRRIAASLRASDTVGRIGGDEFVVLLPNVERLEDVQHVAEKIGQDLSQPFDLDGRQVNISASIGSSVFPDHGEDSNTLFRHADQNMYLNKSRFNEKKQHRKW from the coding sequence ATGAAAAAAAGAATATGTTTCTTTTCAACAAAAAGCATATGCGTAGTTGTTTTGAAAAGTATTCTACTGGGAATTTTTACAGTTCTCCTGTTTTGCACATCAGCAACAGGCTATGCTTTGGATCTCAGCCCCGAGGAGGAAGATTACCTGCGCGTTCTGAAGCCACTGAGCGTGTGTGTCGATCCTGACTGGGAACCCTTCGAACGAATCACCCGGGACGGTAAGTATATTGGCATTGCCGCCGACCTGCTCAGACTGGTGGGCGAGAGGGCCGGAGTCACGTTCCTGATCACGCCAACTCGGGACTGGGAAGAAAGTGTTGCGCTGTCCAAGGCGGGCAGATGCGACATCCTCGCTTTTTTGAACATGACTCCTCAGCGCGAGGAATGGCTGATTTTCACGGAACCTTACTTTATCGATACCAACGTCATCGTAACTAGGGCCGAGCATGACTATGTCGCGAATCTTGCGGCCATTTCCAACGAGACCATGGCTTTGCCCAAAGGCACAAGCATTGAGGAACGGGTCCGACGCGATTACCCCAATGTACATCTTGTTCTTGTTGATTCGGAGGCCGAGGCGTTTCGATTGGTGGAAAATCGCAAGGCAGACATGACTCTGCGTTCGCTGACCATGGCAGCCCACACCATCAAAAAAGAGGGATGGTTCAACCTAAAGATCGCCGGTCAAATCACTGCCTATGCCAATGCCATGCGCATCGGAATGACCAAGGACAAACCTGTTTTACGCAATATCCTAAACAAGGCTGTGGCCACTCTAACGCCCCAGGAAGTCAATGAGATTGTCAATCGGCATGTTTCAATCTCAATAACAAGCAGCATTGATTACAGTTTGCTGTTCAAGACGTTAGCTGCCTTCTTGATCGTTGTTGGAATGGGATTAGCGTGGATGACTGTTTTACGCCGAAAGAACCGAACGTTGGCTACTCTTGGTGAACAATTGCGGCGGGACATGGAGGCGCGCGTAGAGATCGAGGCTGCCTTGCGCCAAAGCGAGGAGCGCTACCGCCTGCTCGTCGAGACGGCTCAGGAGGGAATCGTGGTGGCCCAAGACGGATACTTGGCCTACGCTAATCCTGCCGTGTCTGACATCACAGGATATTCGACAGAAGAACTAAAAGAAATGCCGTTCACCCATTATGTTTTTCCTGAAGACCGGGAGCTTCTTCTGGATAATCACAAACGGCGACTGGAAGGTAAAGAAACCGATCAGCGCTACCAGCTAAGGGTATTGCGCAAGAACGGGGAAGTTGCCTGGGTCGAAATGAGTGGAACCCTCATTGAATGGGGTCGTCAGCCAGCGTCTTTAAATTTTCTTGTGAACATTTCCAAGCGCAAGGCCTTTGAAGAAAAGATAAAATATATGGCCCAACACGACCCGTTGACAGGCCTGCCCAACCGGACGCTTTTCTTCGACCGACTGAACCAAGCCTTGGCCTTGGCACAACGCGAACGCCGGAGATTGGCTATGATGTTCATCGACCTCAATAACTTCAAACCAGTTAATGATACGCTTGGACATGACGTGGGCGACCTCCTCTTGCAGGCTGTGGGACGCAGAATCGCTGCTTCATTGCGTGCATCAGACACTGTGGGCCGCATAGGGGGGGATGAGTTTGTCGTCCTTCTTCCGAACGTGGAACGCCTGGAAGACGTTCAGCACGTGGCTGAAAAGATAGGGCAAGATCTGTCGCAGCCATTCGATCTTGATGGTCGACAAGTGAACATATCCGCGAGCATCGGCTCATCGGTCTTTCCAGACCACGGAGAAGACTCCAACACCTTGTTCCGACACGCTGACCAAAACATGTATCTGAATAAAAGCCGTTTCAATGAAAAAAAGCAACATCGCAAATGGTAA